One genomic window of Haloarchaeobius salinus includes the following:
- the ppsA gene encoding phosphoenolpyruvate synthase, producing MAVLWLDDIRADDLESVGGKGASLGELTGAGLPVPPGFVVTAETYREFIEAAGIDEELFEAVDVDVDDTEALAEAEARASELILGAEFPDELREEILDAYSHVGDGEAFVAVRSSATAEDLPDASFAGQQETFLNVTEEDLLQRVRECWASLFTQRAIYYRTQQGFAHDDVNIAVVVQQMVDAEKSGVMFTSHPSTGAATMIIEAAWGLGEAVVSGSVSPDNYHLDRDSGTVEEVTVADKKVQMIKDPETGHTAEVEVPTDQREARVLSDDELAELRELGITVEEHYETPQDVEWAIADGEVYMLQSRPITTIAEGDVGEADETRVDPDIDSDTPGEASATDGGGGDDVLVRGLGSSPGIASGRARIVKKLDQLDKVGEGDIIVTEMTTPDMVPAMRRAAGIVTDEGGMTSHAAIVSRELGVPAVVGAGDATTTLDDGQMITLDGDKGTIREGKTQTDEEREPVEEVRPQAPVKPMTATEVKVNVSIPEAAERAAATGADGVGLLRMEHMILSTNKTPERYIADHGEEAYVDEIIDGVQRVAEEFYPRPVRVRTLDAPTDEFRQLQGGEDEPQEHNPMLGYRGVRRSLDRPEVFKHELEAFRRLFSMGYDNVEIMLPLVNDAEDVLQVRQLMEEAGIDPSKRRWGVMVETPAAALSVGEMADAGIDFASFGTNDLTQYVLAVDRNNENVADRFDELHPAILELISQTIETCREHDVDTSICGQAGSKPQMVQHLVNTGISSISANIDAVRDVQHEVKRTEQKLVLDSVR from the coding sequence ATGGCAGTACTCTGGCTGGACGACATCCGGGCCGACGACCTGGAATCGGTCGGTGGCAAGGGGGCGTCCCTGGGCGAACTCACGGGTGCAGGGCTCCCCGTGCCTCCTGGGTTCGTCGTCACGGCTGAGACGTACCGGGAGTTCATCGAGGCGGCAGGCATCGACGAGGAACTGTTCGAGGCGGTCGACGTTGACGTCGACGACACCGAGGCGCTCGCCGAGGCCGAGGCGCGCGCGAGCGAACTCATCCTGGGAGCGGAGTTCCCCGACGAGCTGCGCGAGGAGATACTCGACGCCTACAGCCACGTCGGCGACGGCGAGGCGTTCGTCGCGGTGCGCTCCTCGGCGACCGCGGAGGACCTCCCCGACGCCTCGTTCGCGGGCCAGCAGGAGACGTTCCTCAACGTCACCGAGGAGGACCTGCTCCAGCGCGTGCGCGAGTGCTGGGCGTCGCTGTTCACCCAGCGCGCGATCTACTACCGCACCCAGCAGGGCTTCGCACACGACGACGTGAACATCGCGGTCGTCGTCCAGCAGATGGTCGACGCCGAGAAGTCCGGCGTCATGTTCACCAGCCACCCGTCGACCGGCGCGGCGACGATGATAATCGAGGCCGCGTGGGGGCTCGGCGAGGCCGTCGTCTCCGGCAGCGTCTCCCCCGACAACTACCACCTCGACCGCGACTCCGGCACGGTCGAGGAGGTGACCGTCGCGGACAAGAAGGTGCAGATGATAAAGGACCCCGAGACGGGCCACACGGCCGAGGTCGAGGTGCCGACCGACCAGCGCGAGGCCCGCGTGCTTTCGGACGACGAGCTCGCCGAGCTGCGCGAGCTCGGCATCACCGTCGAGGAGCACTACGAGACGCCGCAGGACGTGGAGTGGGCGATCGCCGATGGCGAGGTGTACATGCTCCAGTCCCGGCCGATTACCACCATCGCCGAAGGTGACGTGGGCGAGGCCGACGAGACGCGCGTCGACCCCGACATCGACAGCGACACGCCGGGCGAGGCGAGCGCGACCGACGGCGGCGGTGGCGACGACGTGCTCGTCCGCGGCCTCGGCTCCAGCCCGGGCATCGCCTCCGGCCGGGCGCGCATCGTGAAGAAGCTCGACCAGCTGGACAAGGTCGGCGAGGGCGACATCATCGTCACCGAGATGACGACCCCCGACATGGTGCCCGCGATGCGCCGTGCCGCCGGCATCGTCACCGACGAGGGCGGGATGACCAGCCACGCCGCCATCGTCTCTCGCGAGCTCGGCGTCCCCGCCGTCGTCGGCGCGGGCGATGCAACGACGACGCTCGACGACGGGCAGATGATCACCCTCGACGGCGACAAGGGGACCATCCGCGAGGGCAAGACCCAGACCGACGAGGAGCGCGAGCCCGTCGAGGAGGTCCGCCCGCAGGCCCCGGTGAAGCCGATGACCGCGACCGAGGTGAAGGTCAACGTCTCCATCCCGGAGGCCGCAGAGCGCGCGGCTGCGACCGGTGCCGACGGCGTCGGCCTGCTCCGCATGGAGCACATGATCCTCTCGACCAACAAGACGCCCGAGCGCTACATCGCGGACCACGGCGAGGAGGCGTACGTCGACGAGATCATCGACGGCGTCCAGCGCGTCGCTGAGGAGTTCTACCCGCGCCCGGTCCGGGTGCGGACGCTCGACGCGCCGACCGACGAGTTCCGGCAGCTCCAGGGCGGCGAGGACGAACCCCAGGAGCACAACCCGATGCTCGGCTACCGCGGCGTGCGCCGTAGCCTCGACCGGCCGGAGGTGTTCAAGCACGAGCTGGAGGCGTTCCGTCGCCTGTTCTCGATGGGCTACGACAACGTCGAGATCATGCTCCCACTCGTCAACGACGCCGAGGACGTCCTCCAGGTCCGTCAGCTGATGGAGGAGGCGGGCATCGACCCGTCCAAGCGTCGCTGGGGCGTGATGGTCGAGACGCCGGCCGCCGCGCTCTCCGTGGGCGAGATGGCCGACGCCGGCATCGACTTCGCCTCCTTCGGTACGAACGACCTGACCCAGTACGTCCTCGCGGTGGACCGGAACAACGAGAACGTCGCCGACCGCTTCGACGAGCTCCACCCGGCCATCCTCGAACTCATCAGCCAGACCATCGAGACCTGCCGCGAGCACGACGTCGACACGAGCATCTGCGGGCAGGCCGGCTCCAAGCCCCAGATGGTCCAGCACCTCGTCAACACCGGCATCTCCAGCATCTCCGCGAACATCGACGCCGTCCGCGACGTCCAGCACGAGGTCAAGCGCACCGAGCAGAAGCTCGTGCTCGACTCGGTCCGGTAA